In Dama dama isolate Ldn47 chromosome 9, ASM3311817v1, whole genome shotgun sequence, the following proteins share a genomic window:
- the ECSIT gene encoding evolutionarily conserved signaling intermediate in Toll pathway, mitochondrial isoform X1, whose protein sequence is MRQLRLREIRAFYHGHAASRPLDWNSTPGLSLSPKGVKILAASLRAAVGGCPTGKGMSWAQAILLARGLSRGWGGICSTALTGAPFSQVPPQAPWGLRCSAAAHNPDSSLVPRPPEHPRRPVKALAVHEELFRPALDGTRDKANFVRAVQNFAEYNVHKRGHVDFIYLALRKMREYGVERDLSVYNLLLDVFPKEVFRPRNIFHSIFLHYPRQQECGIAVLEQMENHGVMPNNETEFLLMQIFGRKSYPMLKLVRMKLWFTRFKNINPFPVPRDLPQDPVDLASLALRHMEPDLSARVTTYQMPLPKDSPDTMDPTETHIVGIQSPEQQSALARHDPARPIFVEGPFSLWLRDKCVYYHILRADLLPPEEREVEEIPEEWNLYYPMQLDLAYGRSSWDDYKFDIDEVEEGPVFAICVAGAHDQATLAKWIQGLQETNPALARIPVVFRLSGSSGELLASSSEPEEPPPPPPEGQEEEEDSQQRQQQGQS, encoded by the exons ATGAgacagctgaggctcagagagattagagCCTTCTATCACGGTCACGCTGCAAGTCGGCCACTAGACTGGAATTCGACCCCGGGTCTGTCGCTGTCACCCAAAGGAGTCAAAATCCTGGCAGCCAGCCTCAGAGCTGCTGTAG GTGGTTGTCCGACAGGCAAAGGCATGAGCTGGGCCCAAGCCATCCTGCTGGCCCGGGGCCTCTCTCGGGGCTGGGGGGGCATCTGCAGCACTGCCCTCACGGGAGCCCCCTTCTCTCAG GTGCCACCCCAGGCCCCATGGGGCCTCCGCTGCAGTGCAGCCGCCCACAACCCTGACTCGTCGCTGGTCCCACGCCCACCCGAGCACCCCAGGCGGCCCGTCAAGGCCCTGGCAGTCCACGAGGAGCTGTTTAGGCCGGCGCTGGATGGGACACGAGACAAGGCGAACTTCGTGCGGGCGGTGCAGAACTTTGCCGAGTACAACGTGCACAAGCGTGGCCACGTGGACTTCATCTACCTGGCCCTGCGCAAGATGCGCGAGTACGGCGTCGAGCGGGACCTGTCTGTCTACAACCTGCTCCTTGACGTCTTCCCCAAGGAGGTCTTCCGGCCTCGCAACATCTTCCACAGCATCTTCCTCCACTACCCACGGCAGCAGGAGTGCGGGATTGCAGTCCTGGAGCAGATGGAGAACCATG GGGTGATGCCCAACAACGAGACGGAGTTCCTGCTCATGCAGATATTCGGCCGCAAAAGCTATCCCATGCTCAAGCTGGTGCGCATGAAGCTGTGGTTCACCCGCTTCAAGAATATCAACCCTTTCCCCGTGCCCCGGGACCTGCCCCAGGACCCTGTAGACCTGGCCAGTTTGGCCCTGCGGCACATGGAGCCTGATCTCAGCGCCAGGGTCACCACCTACCAG ATGCCTTTGCCGAAAGACTCCCCTGACACAATGGATCCTACAGAGACCCACATCGTAG GGATCCAGAGTCCTGAGCAGCAGAGCGCCCTGGCCCGCCACGACCCAGCCCGCCCAATCTTCGTTGAGGGCCCCTTCTCCCTGTGGCTTCGAGACAAATGTGTCTATTACCACATCCTCAGAGCTGACTTGCTGCCCCCTGAGGAACGG GAAGTGGAGGAGATTCCAGAGGAGTGGAACCTCTACTACCCGATGCAGCTAGACCTGGCCTACGGGAGGAGCAGCTGGGATGACTACAAGTTTGACATTGATGAAG TGGAGGAAGGCCCTGTCTTTGCCATATGCGTGGCGGGTGCCCATGACCAGGCCACGCTGGCCAAGTGGATCCAGGGCCTTCAGGAGACCAACCCAGCCCTGGCCCGGATCCCGGTGGTCTTCCGCCTGTCAGGGTCCTCCGGGGAGCTCCTGGCATCCTCCTCAGAGCCGGAggagccacccccacccccaccggagggccaggaagaagaagaagacagtcAGCAGCGACAACAGCAGGGCCAGAGCTGA
- the ECSIT gene encoding evolutionarily conserved signaling intermediate in Toll pathway, mitochondrial isoform X3, with product MSWAQAILLARGLSRGWGGICSTALTGAPFSQVPPQAPWGLRCSAAAHNPDSSLVPRPPEHPRRPVKALAVHEELFRPALDGTRDKANFVRAVQNFAEYNVHKRGHVDFIYLALRKMREYGVERDLSVYNLLLDVFPKEVFRPRNIFHSIFLHYPRQQECGIAVLEQMENHGVMPNNETEFLLMQIFGRKSYPMLKLVRMKLWFTRFKNINPFPVPRDLPQDPVDLASLALRHMEPDLSARVTTYQMPLPKDSPDTMDPTETHIVGIQSPEQQSALARHDPARPIFVEGPFSLWLRDKCVYYHILRADLLPPEEREVEEIPEEWNLYYPMQLDLAYGRSSWDDYKFDIDEVEEGPVFAICVAGAHDQATLAKWIQGLQETNPALARIPVVFRLSGSSGELLASSSEPEEPPPPPPEGQEEEEDSQQRQQQGQS from the exons ATGAGCTGGGCCCAAGCCATCCTGCTGGCCCGGGGCCTCTCTCGGGGCTGGGGGGGCATCTGCAGCACTGCCCTCACGGGAGCCCCCTTCTCTCAG GTGCCACCCCAGGCCCCATGGGGCCTCCGCTGCAGTGCAGCCGCCCACAACCCTGACTCGTCGCTGGTCCCACGCCCACCCGAGCACCCCAGGCGGCCCGTCAAGGCCCTGGCAGTCCACGAGGAGCTGTTTAGGCCGGCGCTGGATGGGACACGAGACAAGGCGAACTTCGTGCGGGCGGTGCAGAACTTTGCCGAGTACAACGTGCACAAGCGTGGCCACGTGGACTTCATCTACCTGGCCCTGCGCAAGATGCGCGAGTACGGCGTCGAGCGGGACCTGTCTGTCTACAACCTGCTCCTTGACGTCTTCCCCAAGGAGGTCTTCCGGCCTCGCAACATCTTCCACAGCATCTTCCTCCACTACCCACGGCAGCAGGAGTGCGGGATTGCAGTCCTGGAGCAGATGGAGAACCATG GGGTGATGCCCAACAACGAGACGGAGTTCCTGCTCATGCAGATATTCGGCCGCAAAAGCTATCCCATGCTCAAGCTGGTGCGCATGAAGCTGTGGTTCACCCGCTTCAAGAATATCAACCCTTTCCCCGTGCCCCGGGACCTGCCCCAGGACCCTGTAGACCTGGCCAGTTTGGCCCTGCGGCACATGGAGCCTGATCTCAGCGCCAGGGTCACCACCTACCAG ATGCCTTTGCCGAAAGACTCCCCTGACACAATGGATCCTACAGAGACCCACATCGTAG GGATCCAGAGTCCTGAGCAGCAGAGCGCCCTGGCCCGCCACGACCCAGCCCGCCCAATCTTCGTTGAGGGCCCCTTCTCCCTGTGGCTTCGAGACAAATGTGTCTATTACCACATCCTCAGAGCTGACTTGCTGCCCCCTGAGGAACGG GAAGTGGAGGAGATTCCAGAGGAGTGGAACCTCTACTACCCGATGCAGCTAGACCTGGCCTACGGGAGGAGCAGCTGGGATGACTACAAGTTTGACATTGATGAAG TGGAGGAAGGCCCTGTCTTTGCCATATGCGTGGCGGGTGCCCATGACCAGGCCACGCTGGCCAAGTGGATCCAGGGCCTTCAGGAGACCAACCCAGCCCTGGCCCGGATCCCGGTGGTCTTCCGCCTGTCAGGGTCCTCCGGGGAGCTCCTGGCATCCTCCTCAGAGCCGGAggagccacccccacccccaccggagggccaggaagaagaagaagacagtcAGCAGCGACAACAGCAGGGCCAGAGCTGA
- the ECSIT gene encoding evolutionarily conserved signaling intermediate in Toll pathway, mitochondrial isoform X2, protein MRQLRLREIRAFYHGHAASRPLDWNSTPGLSLSPKGVKILAASLRAAVPPQAPWGLRCSAAAHNPDSSLVPRPPEHPRRPVKALAVHEELFRPALDGTRDKANFVRAVQNFAEYNVHKRGHVDFIYLALRKMREYGVERDLSVYNLLLDVFPKEVFRPRNIFHSIFLHYPRQQECGIAVLEQMENHGVMPNNETEFLLMQIFGRKSYPMLKLVRMKLWFTRFKNINPFPVPRDLPQDPVDLASLALRHMEPDLSARVTTYQMPLPKDSPDTMDPTETHIVGIQSPEQQSALARHDPARPIFVEGPFSLWLRDKCVYYHILRADLLPPEEREVEEIPEEWNLYYPMQLDLAYGRSSWDDYKFDIDEVEEGPVFAICVAGAHDQATLAKWIQGLQETNPALARIPVVFRLSGSSGELLASSSEPEEPPPPPPEGQEEEEDSQQRQQQGQS, encoded by the exons ATGAgacagctgaggctcagagagattagagCCTTCTATCACGGTCACGCTGCAAGTCGGCCACTAGACTGGAATTCGACCCCGGGTCTGTCGCTGTCACCCAAAGGAGTCAAAATCCTGGCAGCCAGCCTCAGAGCTGCT GTGCCACCCCAGGCCCCATGGGGCCTCCGCTGCAGTGCAGCCGCCCACAACCCTGACTCGTCGCTGGTCCCACGCCCACCCGAGCACCCCAGGCGGCCCGTCAAGGCCCTGGCAGTCCACGAGGAGCTGTTTAGGCCGGCGCTGGATGGGACACGAGACAAGGCGAACTTCGTGCGGGCGGTGCAGAACTTTGCCGAGTACAACGTGCACAAGCGTGGCCACGTGGACTTCATCTACCTGGCCCTGCGCAAGATGCGCGAGTACGGCGTCGAGCGGGACCTGTCTGTCTACAACCTGCTCCTTGACGTCTTCCCCAAGGAGGTCTTCCGGCCTCGCAACATCTTCCACAGCATCTTCCTCCACTACCCACGGCAGCAGGAGTGCGGGATTGCAGTCCTGGAGCAGATGGAGAACCATG GGGTGATGCCCAACAACGAGACGGAGTTCCTGCTCATGCAGATATTCGGCCGCAAAAGCTATCCCATGCTCAAGCTGGTGCGCATGAAGCTGTGGTTCACCCGCTTCAAGAATATCAACCCTTTCCCCGTGCCCCGGGACCTGCCCCAGGACCCTGTAGACCTGGCCAGTTTGGCCCTGCGGCACATGGAGCCTGATCTCAGCGCCAGGGTCACCACCTACCAG ATGCCTTTGCCGAAAGACTCCCCTGACACAATGGATCCTACAGAGACCCACATCGTAG GGATCCAGAGTCCTGAGCAGCAGAGCGCCCTGGCCCGCCACGACCCAGCCCGCCCAATCTTCGTTGAGGGCCCCTTCTCCCTGTGGCTTCGAGACAAATGTGTCTATTACCACATCCTCAGAGCTGACTTGCTGCCCCCTGAGGAACGG GAAGTGGAGGAGATTCCAGAGGAGTGGAACCTCTACTACCCGATGCAGCTAGACCTGGCCTACGGGAGGAGCAGCTGGGATGACTACAAGTTTGACATTGATGAAG TGGAGGAAGGCCCTGTCTTTGCCATATGCGTGGCGGGTGCCCATGACCAGGCCACGCTGGCCAAGTGGATCCAGGGCCTTCAGGAGACCAACCCAGCCCTGGCCCGGATCCCGGTGGTCTTCCGCCTGTCAGGGTCCTCCGGGGAGCTCCTGGCATCCTCCTCAGAGCCGGAggagccacccccacccccaccggagggccaggaagaagaagaagacagtcAGCAGCGACAACAGCAGGGCCAGAGCTGA